A genomic window from Elaeis guineensis isolate ETL-2024a chromosome 3, EG11, whole genome shotgun sequence includes:
- the LOC105040468 gene encoding protein HEADING DATE 3B isoform X1, protein MMKVGKEEEKIMNPMFPRLHVNDTDKGGPRAPPRNKMALYEQLSIPSHRFNSTAASVLPLPPHNASILVSTASSQGDRGWRRKLVMNVFTTKTEISLFLFSKRGRTALKYKLLVENLSFSIAFLIQFDMKSKILKRNWCANKECGHERSVSSPYYTPSDAPVHNFRKVHSHSSNGKIPPATIRKFKRPARHGNQRSSHAASSIADCNLLHPHDVYDRKNSSEEDDDFRVPTFIHSEFAKCSSKNMLVKEMQKSSASGVKEPAESYSCTVSSSAQLSNFYDKPLEQKSACVANSRKHETNHSEKEHRETRGIKEQTEEFAFHPENGEKISEPSVFSKAFLDHECIRIRNAIDKTCSGNTERSQESSDNGCLGELRCLESRDVMENGDARLRSGCCSKSSPRNSHRDANMADNCYLKLGDKAGVSLELGDGDRNGEMSDTSMDSIAGLNISLDEVVGVIGPKQFWTVRTAIINQQRIFALQLFELHRLIKVQKLLAASPHLLLGDNHGSNNSMLELPTKNLPAESNVELQPLTEQKDNVQEQNQNIKCPTEKRGVHPSPSPDGGLSKELDQLPSSEPCSGKPPAVPVAPDNSPGPWCFQPPANQWLVPVMSPTEGLIYKPYSGFCPPSAGFMAPIYGGCGPMQLQVGGDFMNQAYGVPATHQQLNMGTPFRSPGVALNYFPAPYGLPVVNPVIPTSVVEQVSPLTRPMEQTEQHSQSSCNMLNLKNEAFGGCSWKLNASKDCELQGSTASSPCERVQGEGRDALDHPVAPLTKRSRQLLRSNESDYQTHVIKVVPHNASSATESAARIFRSIQEERRQLDI, encoded by the exons ATGATGAAAGTGGGGAAGGAAGAGGAAAAGATCATGAATCCCATGTTTCCAAGGCTTCATGTGAATGATACAGATAAAGGGGGTCCAAGAGCACCTCCTAGGAACAAGATGGCCCTGTATGAacagctaagcatcccttcacatagattcaattctacaGCTGCTTCTGTATTGCCTCTTCCACCACATAATGCCAGCATCCTGGTTTCCACTGCATCAAGCCAG GGGGATAGGGGATGGAGGAGAAAACTGGTTATGAATGTTTTCACCACAAAGACAGAAATTAGCTTATTTTTGTTCAGTAAAAGAGGGAGAACTGCTCTAAAGTACAAATTATTGGTTGAA AACCTTTCATTTTCAATTGCTTTCTTGATCCAATTTGATATGAAATCAAAGATACTCAAAAGGAATTGGTGTGCCAACAAG GAATGTGGTCACGAGAGGAGTGTCTCATCTCCATATTATACACCTTCTGATGCACCTGTGCATAACTTTAGGAAGGTTCATTCACATTCATCAAATGGAAAGATCCCTCCTGCTACAATTAGGAAATTCAAGAGACCTGCTAGGCATGGGAATCAAAGATCTTCACATGCTGCATCTTCAATTGCTGACTGCAATTTGCTCCATCCTCATGATGTCTATGATAGGAAGAATTCTAGTGAGGAAGACGATGATTTCAGGGTTCCTACGTTCATTCATTCTGAGTTTGCTAAATGCTCAAGCAAGAATATGCTTGTGAAGGAGATGCAAAAATCATCTGCCTCTGGTGTAAAGGAGCCAGCAGAAAGTTACTCTTGCACCGTCAGTTCATCTGCCCAGTTGTCAAATTTTTATGACAAGCCCTTGGAGCAAAAAAGTGCTTGTGTTGCAAATTCAAGAAAACATGAAACTAACCATAGTGAGAAAGAGCATCGAGAAACTAGAGGAATTAAAGAACAGACAGAAGAATTTGCTTTCCACCCAGAAAATGGAGAGAAGATTTCAGAACCTTCAGTTTTTTCCAAGGCATTTTTAGATCATGAATGCATAAGAATCAGAAATGCTATTGATAAAACATGCTCAGGAAATACTGAAAGAAGTCAAGAATCTTCTGATAATGGTTGTCTGGGTGAACTCAGATGCTTGGAAAGCAGAGATGTTATGGAAAATGGGGATGCTAGGCTGAGAAGTGGATGCTGTTCTAAGTCATCACCTAGAAATAGTCACAGGGATGCAAATATGGCTGATAACTGCTACCTGAAACTAGGTGACAAGGCAGGTGTGTCACTGGAATTGGGGGATGGAGACAGAAATGGTGAAATGTCTGATACGTCGATGGACTCTATCGCAGGCTTGAATATTTCTCTTGATGAAGTTGTGGGAGTAATCGGTCCAAAACAATTCTGGACAGTGAGAACAGCTATAATCAA CCAACAGAGGATTTTTGCATTACAATTGTTTGAGCTGCATAGATTGATAAAG GTTCAGAAGTTACTCGCTGCATCACCACATCTACTTCTTGGTGACAATCATGGTTCGAACAATTCTATGTTAGAATTGCCTACAAAGAACCTACCTGCGGAGTCCAATGTAGAATTGCAACCACTGACAGAACAGAAAGATAATGTTCAGGAACAGAACCAGAACATCAAGTGCCCCACAGAGAAAAGGGGAGTTCATCCATCCCCTTCTCCTGATGGTGGCCTTAGCAAGGAACTTGATCAGCTTCCAAGCAGTGAACCTTGCTCTGGAAAACCACCAGCTGTCCCTGTGGCTCCTGATAACTCACCAGGTCCTTGGTGTTTCCAACCGCCTGCAAATCAGTGGTTGGTTCCTGTCATGTCGCCTACAGAAGGGCTTATCTACAAACCATACAGTGGGTTTTGTCCTCCATCGGCTGGTTTCATGGCCCCTATTTATGGAGGTTGTGGCCCTATGCAGCTTCAAGTTGGTGGAGATTTCATGAACCAAGCTTATGGTGTCCCAGCAACTCATCAGCAACTAAACATGGGGACTCCTTTTAGGTCACCTGGAGTTGCTCTGAACTACTTCCCAGCACCTTATGGCCTTCCAGTTGTTAACCCAGTTATCCCTACTTCAGTTGTTGAACAGGTGAGCCCTTTGACCAGGCCTATGGAGCAGACCGAACAGCACTCACAGAGTTCATGTAACATGTTGAATCTAAAGAATGAAGCTTTTGGAGGCTGTTCTTGGAAGTTGAATGCGTCTAAAGATTGCGAGTTGCAGGGAAGCACAGCAAGCAGTCCTTGTGAGAGGGTTCAAGGGGAAGGGAGAGATGCACTAGATCATCCTGTAGCCCCACTTACAAAGCGTTCAAGACAGCTGTTACGATCTAATGAGAGCGACTATCAGACTCATGTGATTAAGGTTGTACCCCACAATGCAAGCTCTGCCACAGAGTCTGCAGCACGAATCTTCCGGTCAATACAGGAAGAGAGGCGACAACTTGACATATAA
- the LOC105040468 gene encoding protein HEADING DATE 3B isoform X3 has product MMKVGKEEEKIMNPMFPRLHVNDTDKGGPRAPPRNKMALYEQLSIPSHRFNSTAASVLPLPPHNASILVSTASSQNLSFSIAFLIQFDMKSKILKRNWCANKECGHERSVSSPYYTPSDAPVHNFRKVHSHSSNGKIPPATIRKFKRPARHGNQRSSHAASSIADCNLLHPHDVYDRKNSSEEDDDFRVPTFIHSEFAKCSSKNMLVKEMQKSSASGVKEPAESYSCTVSSSAQLSNFYDKPLEQKSACVANSRKHETNHSEKEHRETRGIKEQTEEFAFHPENGEKISEPSVFSKAFLDHECIRIRNAIDKTCSGNTERSQESSDNGCLGELRCLESRDVMENGDARLRSGCCSKSSPRNSHRDANMADNCYLKLGDKAGVSLELGDGDRNGEMSDTSMDSIAGLNISLDEVVGVIGPKQFWTVRTAIINQQRIFALQLFELHRLIKVQKLLAASPHLLLGDNHGSNNSMLELPTKNLPAESNVELQPLTEQKDNVQEQNQNIKCPTEKRGVHPSPSPDGGLSKELDQLPSSEPCSGKPPAVPVAPDNSPGPWCFQPPANQWLVPVMSPTEGLIYKPYSGFCPPSAGFMAPIYGGCGPMQLQVGGDFMNQAYGVPATHQQLNMGTPFRSPGVALNYFPAPYGLPVVNPVIPTSVVEQVSPLTRPMEQTEQHSQSSCNMLNLKNEAFGGCSWKLNASKDCELQGSTASSPCERVQGEGRDALDHPVAPLTKRSRQLLRSNESDYQTHVIKVVPHNASSATESAARIFRSIQEERRQLDI; this is encoded by the exons ATGATGAAAGTGGGGAAGGAAGAGGAAAAGATCATGAATCCCATGTTTCCAAGGCTTCATGTGAATGATACAGATAAAGGGGGTCCAAGAGCACCTCCTAGGAACAAGATGGCCCTGTATGAacagctaagcatcccttcacatagattcaattctacaGCTGCTTCTGTATTGCCTCTTCCACCACATAATGCCAGCATCCTGGTTTCCACTGCATCAAGCCAG AACCTTTCATTTTCAATTGCTTTCTTGATCCAATTTGATATGAAATCAAAGATACTCAAAAGGAATTGGTGTGCCAACAAG GAATGTGGTCACGAGAGGAGTGTCTCATCTCCATATTATACACCTTCTGATGCACCTGTGCATAACTTTAGGAAGGTTCATTCACATTCATCAAATGGAAAGATCCCTCCTGCTACAATTAGGAAATTCAAGAGACCTGCTAGGCATGGGAATCAAAGATCTTCACATGCTGCATCTTCAATTGCTGACTGCAATTTGCTCCATCCTCATGATGTCTATGATAGGAAGAATTCTAGTGAGGAAGACGATGATTTCAGGGTTCCTACGTTCATTCATTCTGAGTTTGCTAAATGCTCAAGCAAGAATATGCTTGTGAAGGAGATGCAAAAATCATCTGCCTCTGGTGTAAAGGAGCCAGCAGAAAGTTACTCTTGCACCGTCAGTTCATCTGCCCAGTTGTCAAATTTTTATGACAAGCCCTTGGAGCAAAAAAGTGCTTGTGTTGCAAATTCAAGAAAACATGAAACTAACCATAGTGAGAAAGAGCATCGAGAAACTAGAGGAATTAAAGAACAGACAGAAGAATTTGCTTTCCACCCAGAAAATGGAGAGAAGATTTCAGAACCTTCAGTTTTTTCCAAGGCATTTTTAGATCATGAATGCATAAGAATCAGAAATGCTATTGATAAAACATGCTCAGGAAATACTGAAAGAAGTCAAGAATCTTCTGATAATGGTTGTCTGGGTGAACTCAGATGCTTGGAAAGCAGAGATGTTATGGAAAATGGGGATGCTAGGCTGAGAAGTGGATGCTGTTCTAAGTCATCACCTAGAAATAGTCACAGGGATGCAAATATGGCTGATAACTGCTACCTGAAACTAGGTGACAAGGCAGGTGTGTCACTGGAATTGGGGGATGGAGACAGAAATGGTGAAATGTCTGATACGTCGATGGACTCTATCGCAGGCTTGAATATTTCTCTTGATGAAGTTGTGGGAGTAATCGGTCCAAAACAATTCTGGACAGTGAGAACAGCTATAATCAA CCAACAGAGGATTTTTGCATTACAATTGTTTGAGCTGCATAGATTGATAAAG GTTCAGAAGTTACTCGCTGCATCACCACATCTACTTCTTGGTGACAATCATGGTTCGAACAATTCTATGTTAGAATTGCCTACAAAGAACCTACCTGCGGAGTCCAATGTAGAATTGCAACCACTGACAGAACAGAAAGATAATGTTCAGGAACAGAACCAGAACATCAAGTGCCCCACAGAGAAAAGGGGAGTTCATCCATCCCCTTCTCCTGATGGTGGCCTTAGCAAGGAACTTGATCAGCTTCCAAGCAGTGAACCTTGCTCTGGAAAACCACCAGCTGTCCCTGTGGCTCCTGATAACTCACCAGGTCCTTGGTGTTTCCAACCGCCTGCAAATCAGTGGTTGGTTCCTGTCATGTCGCCTACAGAAGGGCTTATCTACAAACCATACAGTGGGTTTTGTCCTCCATCGGCTGGTTTCATGGCCCCTATTTATGGAGGTTGTGGCCCTATGCAGCTTCAAGTTGGTGGAGATTTCATGAACCAAGCTTATGGTGTCCCAGCAACTCATCAGCAACTAAACATGGGGACTCCTTTTAGGTCACCTGGAGTTGCTCTGAACTACTTCCCAGCACCTTATGGCCTTCCAGTTGTTAACCCAGTTATCCCTACTTCAGTTGTTGAACAGGTGAGCCCTTTGACCAGGCCTATGGAGCAGACCGAACAGCACTCACAGAGTTCATGTAACATGTTGAATCTAAAGAATGAAGCTTTTGGAGGCTGTTCTTGGAAGTTGAATGCGTCTAAAGATTGCGAGTTGCAGGGAAGCACAGCAAGCAGTCCTTGTGAGAGGGTTCAAGGGGAAGGGAGAGATGCACTAGATCATCCTGTAGCCCCACTTACAAAGCGTTCAAGACAGCTGTTACGATCTAATGAGAGCGACTATCAGACTCATGTGATTAAGGTTGTACCCCACAATGCAAGCTCTGCCACAGAGTCTGCAGCACGAATCTTCCGGTCAATACAGGAAGAGAGGCGACAACTTGACATATAA
- the LOC105040468 gene encoding protein HEADING DATE 3B isoform X4, giving the protein MMKVGKEEEKIMNPMFPRLHVNDTDKGGPRAPPRNKMALYEQLSIPSHRFNSTAASVLPLPPHNASILVSTASSQECGHERSVSSPYYTPSDAPVHNFRKVHSHSSNGKIPPATIRKFKRPARHGNQRSSHAASSIADCNLLHPHDVYDRKNSSEEDDDFRVPTFIHSEFAKCSSKNMLVKEMQKSSASGVKEPAESYSCTVSSSAQLSNFYDKPLEQKSACVANSRKHETNHSEKEHRETRGIKEQTEEFAFHPENGEKISEPSVFSKAFLDHECIRIRNAIDKTCSGNTERSQESSDNGCLGELRCLESRDVMENGDARLRSGCCSKSSPRNSHRDANMADNCYLKLGDKAGVSLELGDGDRNGEMSDTSMDSIAGLNISLDEVVGVIGPKQFWTVRTAIINQQRIFALQLFELHRLIKVQKLLAASPHLLLGDNHGSNNSMLELPTKNLPAESNVELQPLTEQKDNVQEQNQNIKCPTEKRGVHPSPSPDGGLSKELDQLPSSEPCSGKPPAVPVAPDNSPGPWCFQPPANQWLVPVMSPTEGLIYKPYSGFCPPSAGFMAPIYGGCGPMQLQVGGDFMNQAYGVPATHQQLNMGTPFRSPGVALNYFPAPYGLPVVNPVIPTSVVEQVSPLTRPMEQTEQHSQSSCNMLNLKNEAFGGCSWKLNASKDCELQGSTASSPCERVQGEGRDALDHPVAPLTKRSRQLLRSNESDYQTHVIKVVPHNASSATESAARIFRSIQEERRQLDI; this is encoded by the exons ATGATGAAAGTGGGGAAGGAAGAGGAAAAGATCATGAATCCCATGTTTCCAAGGCTTCATGTGAATGATACAGATAAAGGGGGTCCAAGAGCACCTCCTAGGAACAAGATGGCCCTGTATGAacagctaagcatcccttcacatagattcaattctacaGCTGCTTCTGTATTGCCTCTTCCACCACATAATGCCAGCATCCTGGTTTCCACTGCATCAAGCCAG GAATGTGGTCACGAGAGGAGTGTCTCATCTCCATATTATACACCTTCTGATGCACCTGTGCATAACTTTAGGAAGGTTCATTCACATTCATCAAATGGAAAGATCCCTCCTGCTACAATTAGGAAATTCAAGAGACCTGCTAGGCATGGGAATCAAAGATCTTCACATGCTGCATCTTCAATTGCTGACTGCAATTTGCTCCATCCTCATGATGTCTATGATAGGAAGAATTCTAGTGAGGAAGACGATGATTTCAGGGTTCCTACGTTCATTCATTCTGAGTTTGCTAAATGCTCAAGCAAGAATATGCTTGTGAAGGAGATGCAAAAATCATCTGCCTCTGGTGTAAAGGAGCCAGCAGAAAGTTACTCTTGCACCGTCAGTTCATCTGCCCAGTTGTCAAATTTTTATGACAAGCCCTTGGAGCAAAAAAGTGCTTGTGTTGCAAATTCAAGAAAACATGAAACTAACCATAGTGAGAAAGAGCATCGAGAAACTAGAGGAATTAAAGAACAGACAGAAGAATTTGCTTTCCACCCAGAAAATGGAGAGAAGATTTCAGAACCTTCAGTTTTTTCCAAGGCATTTTTAGATCATGAATGCATAAGAATCAGAAATGCTATTGATAAAACATGCTCAGGAAATACTGAAAGAAGTCAAGAATCTTCTGATAATGGTTGTCTGGGTGAACTCAGATGCTTGGAAAGCAGAGATGTTATGGAAAATGGGGATGCTAGGCTGAGAAGTGGATGCTGTTCTAAGTCATCACCTAGAAATAGTCACAGGGATGCAAATATGGCTGATAACTGCTACCTGAAACTAGGTGACAAGGCAGGTGTGTCACTGGAATTGGGGGATGGAGACAGAAATGGTGAAATGTCTGATACGTCGATGGACTCTATCGCAGGCTTGAATATTTCTCTTGATGAAGTTGTGGGAGTAATCGGTCCAAAACAATTCTGGACAGTGAGAACAGCTATAATCAA CCAACAGAGGATTTTTGCATTACAATTGTTTGAGCTGCATAGATTGATAAAG GTTCAGAAGTTACTCGCTGCATCACCACATCTACTTCTTGGTGACAATCATGGTTCGAACAATTCTATGTTAGAATTGCCTACAAAGAACCTACCTGCGGAGTCCAATGTAGAATTGCAACCACTGACAGAACAGAAAGATAATGTTCAGGAACAGAACCAGAACATCAAGTGCCCCACAGAGAAAAGGGGAGTTCATCCATCCCCTTCTCCTGATGGTGGCCTTAGCAAGGAACTTGATCAGCTTCCAAGCAGTGAACCTTGCTCTGGAAAACCACCAGCTGTCCCTGTGGCTCCTGATAACTCACCAGGTCCTTGGTGTTTCCAACCGCCTGCAAATCAGTGGTTGGTTCCTGTCATGTCGCCTACAGAAGGGCTTATCTACAAACCATACAGTGGGTTTTGTCCTCCATCGGCTGGTTTCATGGCCCCTATTTATGGAGGTTGTGGCCCTATGCAGCTTCAAGTTGGTGGAGATTTCATGAACCAAGCTTATGGTGTCCCAGCAACTCATCAGCAACTAAACATGGGGACTCCTTTTAGGTCACCTGGAGTTGCTCTGAACTACTTCCCAGCACCTTATGGCCTTCCAGTTGTTAACCCAGTTATCCCTACTTCAGTTGTTGAACAGGTGAGCCCTTTGACCAGGCCTATGGAGCAGACCGAACAGCACTCACAGAGTTCATGTAACATGTTGAATCTAAAGAATGAAGCTTTTGGAGGCTGTTCTTGGAAGTTGAATGCGTCTAAAGATTGCGAGTTGCAGGGAAGCACAGCAAGCAGTCCTTGTGAGAGGGTTCAAGGGGAAGGGAGAGATGCACTAGATCATCCTGTAGCCCCACTTACAAAGCGTTCAAGACAGCTGTTACGATCTAATGAGAGCGACTATCAGACTCATGTGATTAAGGTTGTACCCCACAATGCAAGCTCTGCCACAGAGTCTGCAGCACGAATCTTCCGGTCAATACAGGAAGAGAGGCGACAACTTGACATATAA
- the LOC105040468 gene encoding protein HEADING DATE 3B isoform X2 yields the protein MMKVGKEEEKIMNPMFPRLHVNDTDKGGPRAPPRNKMALYEQLSIPSHRFNSTAASVLPLPPHNASILVSTASSQGDRGWRRKLVMNVFTTKTEISLFLFSKRGRTALKYKLLVEECGHERSVSSPYYTPSDAPVHNFRKVHSHSSNGKIPPATIRKFKRPARHGNQRSSHAASSIADCNLLHPHDVYDRKNSSEEDDDFRVPTFIHSEFAKCSSKNMLVKEMQKSSASGVKEPAESYSCTVSSSAQLSNFYDKPLEQKSACVANSRKHETNHSEKEHRETRGIKEQTEEFAFHPENGEKISEPSVFSKAFLDHECIRIRNAIDKTCSGNTERSQESSDNGCLGELRCLESRDVMENGDARLRSGCCSKSSPRNSHRDANMADNCYLKLGDKAGVSLELGDGDRNGEMSDTSMDSIAGLNISLDEVVGVIGPKQFWTVRTAIINQQRIFALQLFELHRLIKVQKLLAASPHLLLGDNHGSNNSMLELPTKNLPAESNVELQPLTEQKDNVQEQNQNIKCPTEKRGVHPSPSPDGGLSKELDQLPSSEPCSGKPPAVPVAPDNSPGPWCFQPPANQWLVPVMSPTEGLIYKPYSGFCPPSAGFMAPIYGGCGPMQLQVGGDFMNQAYGVPATHQQLNMGTPFRSPGVALNYFPAPYGLPVVNPVIPTSVVEQVSPLTRPMEQTEQHSQSSCNMLNLKNEAFGGCSWKLNASKDCELQGSTASSPCERVQGEGRDALDHPVAPLTKRSRQLLRSNESDYQTHVIKVVPHNASSATESAARIFRSIQEERRQLDI from the exons ATGATGAAAGTGGGGAAGGAAGAGGAAAAGATCATGAATCCCATGTTTCCAAGGCTTCATGTGAATGATACAGATAAAGGGGGTCCAAGAGCACCTCCTAGGAACAAGATGGCCCTGTATGAacagctaagcatcccttcacatagattcaattctacaGCTGCTTCTGTATTGCCTCTTCCACCACATAATGCCAGCATCCTGGTTTCCACTGCATCAAGCCAG GGGGATAGGGGATGGAGGAGAAAACTGGTTATGAATGTTTTCACCACAAAGACAGAAATTAGCTTATTTTTGTTCAGTAAAAGAGGGAGAACTGCTCTAAAGTACAAATTATTGGTTGAA GAATGTGGTCACGAGAGGAGTGTCTCATCTCCATATTATACACCTTCTGATGCACCTGTGCATAACTTTAGGAAGGTTCATTCACATTCATCAAATGGAAAGATCCCTCCTGCTACAATTAGGAAATTCAAGAGACCTGCTAGGCATGGGAATCAAAGATCTTCACATGCTGCATCTTCAATTGCTGACTGCAATTTGCTCCATCCTCATGATGTCTATGATAGGAAGAATTCTAGTGAGGAAGACGATGATTTCAGGGTTCCTACGTTCATTCATTCTGAGTTTGCTAAATGCTCAAGCAAGAATATGCTTGTGAAGGAGATGCAAAAATCATCTGCCTCTGGTGTAAAGGAGCCAGCAGAAAGTTACTCTTGCACCGTCAGTTCATCTGCCCAGTTGTCAAATTTTTATGACAAGCCCTTGGAGCAAAAAAGTGCTTGTGTTGCAAATTCAAGAAAACATGAAACTAACCATAGTGAGAAAGAGCATCGAGAAACTAGAGGAATTAAAGAACAGACAGAAGAATTTGCTTTCCACCCAGAAAATGGAGAGAAGATTTCAGAACCTTCAGTTTTTTCCAAGGCATTTTTAGATCATGAATGCATAAGAATCAGAAATGCTATTGATAAAACATGCTCAGGAAATACTGAAAGAAGTCAAGAATCTTCTGATAATGGTTGTCTGGGTGAACTCAGATGCTTGGAAAGCAGAGATGTTATGGAAAATGGGGATGCTAGGCTGAGAAGTGGATGCTGTTCTAAGTCATCACCTAGAAATAGTCACAGGGATGCAAATATGGCTGATAACTGCTACCTGAAACTAGGTGACAAGGCAGGTGTGTCACTGGAATTGGGGGATGGAGACAGAAATGGTGAAATGTCTGATACGTCGATGGACTCTATCGCAGGCTTGAATATTTCTCTTGATGAAGTTGTGGGAGTAATCGGTCCAAAACAATTCTGGACAGTGAGAACAGCTATAATCAA CCAACAGAGGATTTTTGCATTACAATTGTTTGAGCTGCATAGATTGATAAAG GTTCAGAAGTTACTCGCTGCATCACCACATCTACTTCTTGGTGACAATCATGGTTCGAACAATTCTATGTTAGAATTGCCTACAAAGAACCTACCTGCGGAGTCCAATGTAGAATTGCAACCACTGACAGAACAGAAAGATAATGTTCAGGAACAGAACCAGAACATCAAGTGCCCCACAGAGAAAAGGGGAGTTCATCCATCCCCTTCTCCTGATGGTGGCCTTAGCAAGGAACTTGATCAGCTTCCAAGCAGTGAACCTTGCTCTGGAAAACCACCAGCTGTCCCTGTGGCTCCTGATAACTCACCAGGTCCTTGGTGTTTCCAACCGCCTGCAAATCAGTGGTTGGTTCCTGTCATGTCGCCTACAGAAGGGCTTATCTACAAACCATACAGTGGGTTTTGTCCTCCATCGGCTGGTTTCATGGCCCCTATTTATGGAGGTTGTGGCCCTATGCAGCTTCAAGTTGGTGGAGATTTCATGAACCAAGCTTATGGTGTCCCAGCAACTCATCAGCAACTAAACATGGGGACTCCTTTTAGGTCACCTGGAGTTGCTCTGAACTACTTCCCAGCACCTTATGGCCTTCCAGTTGTTAACCCAGTTATCCCTACTTCAGTTGTTGAACAGGTGAGCCCTTTGACCAGGCCTATGGAGCAGACCGAACAGCACTCACAGAGTTCATGTAACATGTTGAATCTAAAGAATGAAGCTTTTGGAGGCTGTTCTTGGAAGTTGAATGCGTCTAAAGATTGCGAGTTGCAGGGAAGCACAGCAAGCAGTCCTTGTGAGAGGGTTCAAGGGGAAGGGAGAGATGCACTAGATCATCCTGTAGCCCCACTTACAAAGCGTTCAAGACAGCTGTTACGATCTAATGAGAGCGACTATCAGACTCATGTGATTAAGGTTGTACCCCACAATGCAAGCTCTGCCACAGAGTCTGCAGCACGAATCTTCCGGTCAATACAGGAAGAGAGGCGACAACTTGACATATAA